From a region of the Rathayibacter sp. VKM Ac-2804 genome:
- a CDS encoding GNAT family N-acetyltransferase — protein MSADDVLVRRVRPDEYAEVSRLRVAAYAHDYELGEEYAADVADVARHDREGEVWVAEEAGAILATVTTAAPGANLYSLGRPGELDWRLLAVAPEARGRGLGRLLTEFVVMLAVERGVDRIVMNSGTDMLAAHALYESMGFVRLPERENPPGIEPTRTYGLDL, from the coding sequence ATGAGCGCCGACGACGTCCTGGTCCGCCGGGTGCGCCCCGACGAGTACGCCGAGGTCTCCCGCCTGCGCGTCGCCGCCTACGCGCACGACTACGAGCTGGGGGAGGAGTACGCGGCGGACGTCGCCGACGTCGCCCGGCACGACCGCGAGGGCGAGGTCTGGGTCGCCGAGGAGGCCGGCGCGATCCTCGCGACCGTCACCACCGCGGCTCCCGGCGCCAACCTCTACTCCCTCGGCCGCCCGGGTGAGCTCGACTGGCGACTGCTCGCCGTCGCCCCGGAGGCGCGCGGCCGCGGTCTGGGCCGCCTGCTCACCGAGTTCGTGGTGATGCTCGCGGTCGAGCGCGGCGTCGACCGCATCGTGATGAACAGCGGCACGGACATGCTCGCCGCGCACGCCCTCTACGAGAGCATGGGGTTCGTCCGGCTCCCCGAGCGCGAGAACCCGCCCGGGATCGAGCCCACGCGCACCTACGGACTCGACCTCTAG
- the lepA gene encoding translation elongation factor 4: protein MSPRAHLGLEPAATDPASIRNFCIIAHIDHGKSTLADRMLGITGVVEDRAMRAQYLDRMDIERERGITIKSQAVRMPWERDGQTFALNMIDTPGHVDFSYEVSRSLAACEGAILLVDAAQGIEAQTLANLYLALENDLAIIPVLNKIDLPAADPEKYAAELASLIGGDPADVLRVSGKTGVGVEALLDRVTELVPAPVGDKNAPARAMIFDSVYDSYRGVVTYVRMIDGQLSPREKIQMMSTRATHEILEIGVSSPEPVSTKGLGVGEVGYLITGVKDVRQSKVGDTVTTASKPATEALPGYTEPLPMVFSGLYPIDGSDYPDLREALDKLKLSDAALVYEPETSVALGFGFRCGFLGLLHLEIVTERLDREFGLDLITTAPSVIYEVTTDDKSTVTVTNPSEFPVGKIASVTEPIVRAAILAPKDYVGTIMELCQSRRGTLIGMEYLGEDRVEIRYHMPLGEIVFDFFDNLKSKTAGYASLDYEPAGDQEADLVKVDILLQGEQVDAFSAIVHRDKAYAYGVLMTGRLRKLIPRQQFEVPIQAAIGARIIARESISAMRKDVLAKCYGGDITRKRKLLEKQKEGKKRMKMVGRVEVPQEAFIAALSGDVETKDKK from the coding sequence ATGTCTCCACGTGCACACCTCGGGCTCGAGCCCGCCGCGACCGATCCGGCGTCCATCCGCAACTTCTGCATCATCGCCCACATCGATCACGGCAAGTCCACCCTCGCCGATCGCATGCTCGGCATCACGGGCGTGGTCGAGGACCGCGCGATGCGCGCGCAGTACCTCGATCGGATGGACATCGAGCGCGAGCGCGGCATCACGATCAAGTCCCAGGCCGTCCGGATGCCGTGGGAGCGCGACGGGCAGACGTTCGCGCTCAACATGATCGACACCCCCGGCCACGTCGACTTCTCCTACGAGGTCAGCCGCTCGCTCGCCGCCTGCGAGGGCGCGATCCTCCTTGTCGACGCCGCGCAGGGCATCGAGGCGCAGACACTCGCCAACCTCTACCTCGCGCTCGAGAACGACCTGGCGATCATCCCGGTCCTCAACAAGATCGACCTGCCCGCGGCCGATCCGGAGAAGTACGCGGCCGAGCTCGCGAGCCTCATCGGCGGCGACCCGGCCGACGTCCTCCGCGTCTCCGGCAAGACCGGCGTCGGCGTCGAGGCGCTGCTCGACCGCGTCACCGAGCTGGTGCCCGCGCCGGTCGGCGACAAGAACGCCCCGGCCCGCGCGATGATCTTCGACTCGGTCTACGACTCCTACCGCGGCGTCGTCACCTACGTCCGGATGATCGACGGCCAGCTCTCGCCGCGCGAGAAGATCCAGATGATGTCGACGCGCGCGACGCACGAGATCCTCGAGATCGGCGTCTCCAGCCCCGAGCCCGTCTCCACCAAGGGCCTCGGCGTCGGCGAGGTCGGCTACCTGATCACCGGCGTGAAGGACGTGCGCCAGTCGAAGGTCGGCGACACCGTCACCACGGCGTCCAAGCCCGCCACCGAGGCGCTGCCCGGCTACACCGAGCCGCTGCCGATGGTGTTCTCCGGCCTCTACCCGATCGACGGCAGCGACTACCCGGATCTCCGCGAGGCGCTGGACAAGCTCAAGCTCTCCGACGCGGCGCTCGTCTACGAGCCCGAGACCTCGGTCGCGCTCGGCTTCGGCTTCCGCTGCGGCTTCCTGGGCCTCCTGCACCTCGAGATCGTCACCGAGCGGCTGGACCGAGAGTTCGGCCTCGACCTGATCACCACGGCGCCGTCCGTCATCTACGAGGTGACCACCGACGACAAGAGCACCGTCACGGTCACCAACCCGAGCGAGTTCCCGGTCGGCAAGATCGCCAGCGTGACCGAGCCGATTGTGCGCGCCGCGATCCTCGCGCCGAAGGACTACGTCGGCACGATCATGGAGCTCTGCCAGAGCCGCCGCGGCACGCTGATCGGCATGGAGTACCTCGGCGAGGACCGCGTCGAGATCCGCTACCACATGCCCCTCGGCGAGATCGTCTTCGACTTCTTCGACAACCTGAAGTCGAAGACGGCCGGCTACGCCTCGCTCGACTACGAGCCCGCCGGCGACCAGGAGGCCGACCTGGTGAAGGTCGACATCCTGCTGCAGGGCGAGCAGGTCGACGCGTTCAGCGCCATCGTCCACCGCGATAAGGCCTACGCCTACGGCGTGCTGATGACGGGGCGGCTGCGCAAGCTGATCCCGCGCCAGCAGTTCGAGGTGCCCATCCAGGCCGCGATCGGCGCCCGCATCATCGCGCGCGAGTCGATCAGCGCGATGCGGAAGGACGTCCTCGCCAAGTGCTATGGCGGTGACATCACCCGCAAGCGCAAACTGCTCGAGAAGCAGAAGGAGGGCAAGAAGCGCATGAAGATGGTCGGCCGCGTCGAGGTCCCGCAGGAGGCGTTCATCGCCGCCCTGAGTGGTGACGTCGAGACGAAGGACAAGAAGTGA
- a CDS encoding DUF1990 domain-containing protein translates to MSVRRSSFEGQPQVTYAAVGGTLAPDLLEYPPDGFTAERFEARLGSGAERFAITTASLMTWGVQRGSGIAVTDITAGSGVQYTGVNFDSAGTPIDLASRPTEEQFSADGTPYITAGVTAVLKITLLGRTVDAPVRVVYVVDEPDQVGFAYGTLEGHPESGEESFVVEKRADDSVWLVIRVFSRPSTALYRLGTPVLRAVQKRQVKKYLRALLPARVS, encoded by the coding sequence GTGAGCGTCCGGCGCTCGAGCTTCGAGGGGCAGCCGCAGGTCACCTACGCGGCGGTCGGCGGCACGCTCGCGCCGGACCTGCTCGAGTACCCGCCGGACGGCTTCACCGCCGAGCGGTTCGAGGCGCGCCTGGGCTCGGGCGCCGAGCGCTTCGCGATCACGACCGCGTCGCTGATGACGTGGGGCGTGCAGCGCGGCAGCGGCATCGCCGTCACCGACATCACCGCCGGCAGCGGGGTGCAGTACACGGGTGTCAACTTCGACTCCGCCGGCACGCCGATCGACCTCGCCAGCCGCCCGACCGAGGAGCAGTTCTCGGCCGACGGCACGCCCTACATCACCGCCGGCGTCACCGCCGTGCTCAAGATCACCCTGCTCGGCCGGACGGTCGACGCTCCCGTGCGCGTCGTCTACGTCGTGGACGAGCCCGACCAGGTCGGCTTCGCCTACGGCACCCTCGAGGGCCACCCGGAGAGCGGCGAGGAGTCCTTCGTGGTCGAGAAGCGCGCCGACGACTCGGTCTGGCTCGTCATCCGCGTCTTCTCACGGCCCTCCACCGCCCTCTACCGCCTCGGCACCCCCGTCCTCCGCGCCGTGCAGAAGCGGCAGGTCAAGAAGTACCTGCGCGCGCTGCTGCCGGCGCGCGTCAGCTGA
- the hemW gene encoding radical SAM family heme chaperone HemW: MGSALPLADPAPLDGLLPASVADGVLNRDLGLYVHVPFCRVRCGYCDFNTYTATELRGAKQQDYADEAIVEMALGEGVLAAAGLPRRPAATVFFGGGTPTLLPARDLVRMLDGLRRHFGIADGAEITTEANPDSVDAAYLRELAEAGFTRVSFGMQSAVPHVLATLERTHDPERVPLVVEWAREAGLQVSLDLIYGTPGESLADWERSLDSALANRPDHLSAYALIVEDGTKLARQIRRGEVATPDDDLTADMYELADARLAAAGYSWYEVSNWARDDAHRSRHNLSYWLGHDWWGVGPGAHSHVGGVRWWNVKHPAAYAERLHSGSSPAAGRETLDDATRRVEDVLLRSRLADGLPIDAIDPERRREVAGLIADGLVDGRAALGGRIVLTLHGRLLADAVVRRLTDG, from the coding sequence GTGGGCAGCGCCCTCCCGCTCGCCGACCCGGCTCCGCTCGACGGACTCCTGCCGGCCTCCGTCGCCGACGGAGTGCTGAACCGCGACCTCGGGCTGTACGTGCACGTCCCGTTCTGCCGGGTGCGCTGCGGCTACTGCGACTTCAACACCTACACGGCGACGGAGCTGCGCGGCGCGAAGCAGCAGGACTACGCGGACGAGGCGATCGTCGAGATGGCCCTCGGCGAGGGCGTGCTCGCGGCGGCGGGTCTGCCGCGGCGTCCGGCGGCGACGGTGTTCTTCGGCGGCGGCACTCCGACGCTGCTGCCGGCCCGCGACCTCGTGCGGATGCTCGACGGGCTCCGCCGGCACTTCGGCATCGCCGACGGTGCCGAGATCACCACGGAGGCGAATCCCGACTCGGTCGACGCCGCCTATCTCCGCGAGCTGGCCGAGGCCGGCTTCACCCGGGTCAGCTTCGGGATGCAGTCGGCCGTGCCGCACGTTCTCGCGACGCTCGAGCGCACCCACGACCCGGAGCGCGTGCCGCTCGTGGTCGAGTGGGCGCGCGAGGCGGGACTGCAGGTCAGCCTCGACCTGATCTACGGGACGCCGGGGGAGTCGCTGGCCGACTGGGAGCGCTCGCTCGACTCGGCGCTGGCGAACCGGCCCGACCACCTCTCGGCGTACGCGCTGATCGTGGAGGACGGGACGAAGCTCGCGCGGCAGATCCGCCGGGGCGAGGTGGCGACTCCGGACGACGACCTGACCGCGGACATGTACGAGCTGGCGGATGCTCGGCTCGCCGCGGCCGGCTACTCCTGGTACGAGGTCAGCAACTGGGCCCGCGACGACGCGCACCGGTCGCGGCACAACCTGTCCTACTGGCTCGGGCACGACTGGTGGGGCGTGGGGCCCGGCGCCCACAGCCACGTCGGCGGGGTGCGCTGGTGGAACGTGAAGCACCCGGCGGCCTACGCCGAGCGACTGCACTCCGGATCGTCGCCGGCTGCGGGGCGGGAGACCCTCGACGACGCGACCCGCCGGGTGGAGGACGTGCTGCTGCGCTCCCGGCTGGCCGACGGGCTGCCGATCGACGCGATCGACCCGGAGCGGCGCCGCGAGGTGGCGGGGCTCATTGCAGACGGACTCGTCGACGGACGGGCGGCCCTCGGCGGCCGCATCGTGCTGACCCTGCACGGCCGGCTGCTGGCCGACGCGGTCGTCCGCCGGCTGACGGACGGCTGA
- a CDS encoding DUF4870 domain-containing protein codes for MSATPPPPPAYSTPAPPLNPADEKTWAIVTHVTGIFFSFIPSLIVYLVFKGRGPFLEAHAKTALNFHLTTLIAYVAGTILSFVLVGFIVFLVVPILVIVFAIIASVRASTGEYYTYPLSIPFFK; via the coding sequence ATGTCGGCCACCCCGCCCCCGCCGCCCGCCTACTCGACGCCCGCGCCGCCGCTGAATCCGGCCGACGAGAAGACCTGGGCCATCGTCACCCACGTCACGGGCATCTTCTTCAGCTTCATCCCGTCGCTGATCGTCTACCTCGTCTTCAAGGGCCGCGGGCCCTTCCTCGAGGCGCACGCGAAGACGGCGCTGAACTTCCACCTGACCACGCTGATCGCCTACGTGGCCGGGACGATCCTGAGCTTCGTGCTCGTCGGCTTCATCGTCTTCCTCGTCGTGCCGATCCTCGTCATCGTCTTCGCGATCATCGCGTCCGTGCGGGCCAGCACCGGCGAGTACTACACGTACCCGCTGAGCATCCCCTTCTTCAAGTAG
- the hrcA gene encoding heat-inducible transcriptional repressor HrcA encodes MVTERGLQVLRVIVQDYVANREPVGSKSIVERHAFGVSAATIRNEMAQLEEEELIAAPHTSSGRVPTDKGYRLFVDQLTDLRPLTAAQRQAIETFLGQSPDLDEVLVRTVRLLSQLTNSVALVQYPSFGAARIRHVELVALAPRRLLSVLITDTGRVDQRVLETPEDVDELLLGEIRAKLNTAVLGLGLAAAAETLQSATEQFSPERRAVVDPVVQTLLEQVGANRQDRLVMAGAANLVRTEEDFSGSIYPVLEAIEEQVELLRLFAEMTPDPRGISVRIGRENAPFGLQETSVLTSGYNTAGGQVSRLGVLGPIRMDYSGNIAAVRAVARYLSRLLGEE; translated from the coding sequence ATGGTGACGGAGCGCGGTCTCCAGGTCCTGCGCGTGATCGTGCAGGACTACGTCGCGAACCGCGAGCCGGTGGGCTCCAAGTCGATCGTCGAGCGCCATGCGTTCGGCGTCTCCGCGGCGACCATCCGCAACGAGATGGCGCAGCTGGAGGAGGAGGAGCTGATCGCGGCCCCGCACACCTCCTCCGGCCGCGTCCCCACCGACAAGGGCTACCGCCTCTTCGTCGACCAGCTGACCGATCTGCGCCCGCTGACCGCGGCCCAGCGGCAGGCGATCGAGACCTTCCTCGGCCAGAGCCCGGACCTCGACGAGGTGCTCGTACGGACGGTGCGGCTGCTCTCGCAGCTCACCAACAGCGTCGCGCTCGTGCAGTACCCCTCCTTCGGCGCGGCGCGCATCCGGCACGTCGAGCTGGTCGCCCTCGCCCCGCGCCGGCTGCTCTCGGTGCTGATCACCGACACCGGCCGCGTCGACCAGCGCGTGCTCGAGACGCCCGAGGACGTGGACGAGCTGCTGCTCGGCGAGATCCGGGCGAAGCTCAACACCGCCGTCCTCGGTCTGGGCCTCGCCGCCGCGGCGGAGACGCTGCAGAGCGCGACCGAGCAGTTCAGCCCCGAGCGCCGCGCCGTCGTCGACCCGGTCGTGCAGACCCTGCTCGAGCAGGTCGGCGCGAACCGGCAGGACCGCCTGGTGATGGCGGGTGCCGCGAACCTGGTGCGCACCGAGGAGGACTTCTCCGGCAGCATCTACCCGGTGCTCGAGGCGATCGAGGAGCAGGTGGAGCTGCTGCGCCTCTTCGCCGAGATGACGCCGGACCCGCGCGGCATCTCGGTCCGCATCGGCCGCGAGAACGCGCCGTTCGGCCTCCAGGAGACCTCCGTCCTCACCAGCGGCTACAACACGGCCGGCGGCCAGGTCTCGCGCCTGGGGGTCCTCGGACCGATCAGGATGGACTACTCCGGCAACATCGCGGCGGTCCGCGCCGTCGCCCGCTACCTCTCCCGCCTCCTCGGCGAGGAATGA
- the dnaJ gene encoding molecular chaperone DnaJ, which yields MADHYEVLGVDRDASADEIKKAYRRLARELHPDVNPSADASERFKLVTHAYDVLSDAQQRQQYDRGPQDGFPGGGGQGFGGFGDIFETFFGQGAQGSSRGPRSRRERGQDALLRVEVSLDEVIFGTHRDLEVDTAVLCETCQGSCCQPGTSPVTCDICHGSGQIQRTVRSLLGNVMTASPCGTCRGYGTVIATPCSTCQGQGRVRARRTIPVDVPAGVDTGLRLQMPGSGEVGPAGGPSGDLYLEIKVKHHDIFSRNGDDLLCTLEVQMTDAILGSTTTLAALDGDIEIEVKPGTQSTEIVTIKGRGVTKLRGNGRGDLRVGIQVVTPTKLGHRERELVQEFAKHYKPQKPALTHFQQGLFSKLRDRFLG from the coding sequence GTGGCCGATCACTACGAAGTCCTCGGCGTCGACCGCGACGCCTCCGCCGACGAGATCAAGAAGGCGTACCGCCGGCTCGCACGCGAGCTGCACCCCGACGTCAACCCGAGCGCGGACGCGTCCGAGCGCTTCAAGCTCGTCACGCACGCCTACGACGTCCTGAGCGACGCCCAGCAGCGCCAGCAGTACGACCGCGGCCCGCAGGACGGCTTCCCCGGCGGCGGCGGGCAGGGCTTCGGCGGCTTCGGCGACATCTTCGAGACCTTCTTCGGCCAGGGCGCGCAGGGCTCCTCGCGCGGCCCGCGGTCGCGCCGGGAGCGCGGCCAGGACGCGCTGCTGCGCGTCGAGGTCTCGCTCGACGAGGTCATCTTCGGCACGCACCGCGACCTCGAGGTCGACACGGCCGTGCTCTGCGAGACCTGCCAGGGCTCCTGCTGCCAGCCCGGCACCTCGCCGGTCACCTGCGACATCTGCCACGGCTCCGGCCAGATCCAGCGCACCGTCCGCTCGCTTCTCGGCAACGTGATGACGGCCAGCCCCTGCGGCACCTGCCGCGGCTACGGCACCGTCATCGCCACCCCGTGCTCCACCTGCCAGGGCCAGGGCCGCGTGCGCGCGCGCCGGACCATCCCCGTCGACGTCCCCGCGGGCGTGGACACGGGCCTCCGCCTGCAGATGCCCGGCAGCGGCGAGGTCGGCCCGGCCGGCGGCCCGAGCGGCGACCTCTACCTCGAGATCAAGGTCAAGCACCACGACATCTTCAGCCGCAACGGCGACGACCTGCTCTGCACCCTCGAGGTGCAGATGACGGACGCGATCCTCGGCTCGACGACGACCCTCGCGGCGCTCGACGGCGACATCGAGATCGAGGTCAAGCCGGGCACCCAGAGCACCGAGATCGTCACGATCAAGGGCCGCGGCGTCACCAAGCTGCGCGGCAACGGCCGCGGAGACCTCCGCGTCGGCATCCAGGTGGTCACGCCCACGAAGCTCGGGCACCGCGAGCGCGAGCTGGTGCAGGAGTTCGCCAAGCACTACAAGCCGCAGAAGCCGGCGCTGACGCACTTCCAGCAGGGGCTGTTCTCCAAGCTCCGCGACCGCTTCCTCGGCTGA
- a CDS encoding 16S rRNA (uracil(1498)-N(3))-methyltransferase produces the protein MAHHYIDESLDSGDFVAGERLELSGAEARHLATVSRIRAGESVRIGDGRGRVAVAVVESAEASRVVLGVVSVEEVPAPSPRLVLVQALAKGDRDELAIQAATELGVDEVVPWQAARSVSRWSGVKEEKGRERWRSIVREASKQSLRARVPEVSAVVGLRALVDRAATARVLVLEPSAGERLTAIEPDGRDLVLVVGPEGGIAAEELRALADAGAEAVALGDSVLRTSTAGPAAIAVLSARLGRW, from the coding sequence GTGGCGCACCACTACATCGACGAGTCCCTCGACTCCGGGGACTTCGTCGCCGGGGAGCGGCTGGAGCTCTCGGGCGCGGAGGCGCGCCACCTCGCGACCGTCAGCCGGATCCGCGCCGGCGAGAGCGTCCGCATCGGGGACGGCCGCGGCCGGGTCGCGGTCGCCGTCGTCGAGAGCGCGGAGGCGTCGCGCGTCGTCCTCGGCGTCGTCTCGGTCGAGGAGGTGCCCGCGCCGAGCCCGCGGCTCGTGCTCGTGCAGGCGCTCGCGAAGGGCGACCGCGACGAGCTGGCGATCCAGGCCGCGACCGAGCTGGGCGTGGACGAGGTGGTGCCGTGGCAGGCTGCGCGCTCCGTCTCGCGCTGGTCGGGCGTCAAGGAGGAGAAGGGCCGCGAGCGCTGGCGCAGCATCGTCCGCGAGGCGAGCAAGCAGTCGCTCCGCGCCCGGGTGCCGGAGGTGTCGGCGGTCGTCGGCCTCCGCGCGCTCGTGGACCGTGCGGCGACGGCGCGCGTGCTCGTGCTCGAGCCGTCGGCGGGCGAGCGCCTCACCGCGATCGAGCCGGACGGGCGCGACCTCGTGCTGGTCGTCGGCCCCGAGGGCGGCATCGCCGCGGAGGAGCTCCGCGCGCTGGCCGATGCCGGGGCCGAGGCCGTCGCGCTCGGCGACTCCGTCCTGCGCACCTCGACCGCCGGCCCGGCCGCGATCGCCGTGCTGTCGGCCCGGCTCGGCCGCTGGTGA
- a CDS encoding histidine triad nucleotide-binding protein — protein MTEPTVFTRIVRGEIPADVVFENERILAIQDIAPKAPVHLLIFPKTQEYANVAELAAGDPALLAEIARVAQTLADAHSNGQFRLVFNSGEEAGQTVFHVHAHVLGGHLTEGSLATG, from the coding sequence ATGACCGAGCCCACTGTCTTCACGCGCATCGTCCGCGGAGAGATCCCCGCCGACGTGGTGTTCGAGAACGAGCGGATCCTCGCGATCCAGGACATCGCGCCCAAGGCCCCCGTGCACCTGCTGATCTTCCCGAAGACCCAGGAGTACGCGAACGTCGCCGAGCTCGCCGCGGGCGACCCGGCACTGCTCGCCGAGATCGCCCGGGTCGCGCAGACGCTCGCCGACGCGCACAGCAACGGCCAGTTCCGGCTGGTCTTCAACTCCGGCGAAGAGGCCGGTCAGACCGTGTTCCACGTCCACGCCCACGTCCTGGGCGGCCACCTGACGGAAGGCTCCCTTGCCACCGGTTGA
- a CDS encoding PhoH family protein: MPLQDPADGTTGGTHRVIAVDGVAMVRLLGPQDRLIRAVESRFPDVQVHVRGNEVTLDGEGVPVAAAARLVEELVLMTAGGHDLDPEGVRESARILENGGPVRPADAFGQAILTARGKSIRPKTLGQREYVDAVDQNTIVFGIGPAGTGKTYLAMAKAVQALQRKEVERIILTRPAVEAGERLGYLPGSLTDKIDPYLRPLYDALNEMMDPEIVPKLLAAGTIEVAPLAYMRGRTLNTSFVVLDEAQNTTPEQMKMFLTRLGFGSKMVITGDITQVDLPAGSSGLRLVTRVLDDIDDIHFARLTSEDVVRHSLVGRIVDAYTEYDQQKQAQSFEREQAREFAARAERRAATRSTGDAQPKRPRA; this comes from the coding sequence ATGCCCCTTCAAGACCCTGCGGACGGCACCACCGGCGGGACGCACCGCGTCATCGCCGTCGACGGAGTCGCCATGGTGCGTCTCCTCGGACCTCAGGACCGCCTCATCCGGGCGGTCGAATCGCGATTCCCCGATGTCCAGGTGCACGTGCGCGGCAACGAGGTGACCCTCGACGGCGAGGGCGTCCCCGTCGCCGCGGCGGCGCGCCTGGTGGAAGAACTGGTGCTCATGACGGCAGGCGGCCACGACCTCGACCCGGAGGGCGTGCGCGAGTCCGCGCGCATCCTCGAGAACGGCGGGCCGGTGCGTCCCGCGGACGCGTTCGGCCAGGCCATCCTCACGGCGCGCGGGAAGAGCATCCGCCCCAAGACCCTCGGGCAGCGCGAGTACGTCGACGCCGTCGATCAGAACACGATCGTCTTCGGCATCGGCCCCGCCGGCACCGGCAAGACCTACCTCGCGATGGCCAAGGCGGTGCAGGCCCTGCAGCGCAAGGAGGTCGAGCGGATCATCCTGACCCGCCCCGCGGTCGAGGCAGGGGAACGGCTCGGCTACCTGCCGGGCTCGCTCACCGACAAGATCGACCCGTACCTGCGCCCGCTCTACGACGCGCTGAACGAGATGATGGACCCGGAGATCGTCCCGAAGCTCCTCGCGGCGGGAACGATCGAGGTCGCCCCGCTGGCGTACATGCGCGGCCGCACGCTGAACACGTCGTTCGTCGTGCTGGACGAGGCGCAGAACACCACGCCGGAGCAGATGAAGATGTTCCTCACCCGCCTCGGCTTCGGCTCGAAGATGGTGATCACGGGCGACATCACCCAGGTCGACCTCCCCGCCGGCTCCAGCGGTCTCCGCCTGGTGACCCGGGTGCTCGACGACATCGACGACATCCACTTCGCGCGGCTGACCAGCGAGGACGTGGTCCGCCACAGCCTCGTCGGCCGGATCGTGGACGCCTACACCGAGTACGACCAGCAGAAGCAGGCGCAGAGCTTCGAGCGCGAGCAGGCCCGCGAGTTCGCGGCCCGCGCCGAGCGCCGGGCGGCCACCCGGTCGACCGGCGACGCGCAGCCCAAGCGGCCGCGCGCCTGA
- the ybeY gene encoding rRNA maturation RNase YbeY, whose product MSIEINNESSIPVDEATLLRLAGYALDSLHVHPDAELAIVLVDEGAMEQLHVQWMDEPGPTDVLSFPMDELRPGTEDEQTPAGLLGDIVLCPQVAQNQAEAAGHSVLDELLLLTAHGLLHLLGFDHAEPEEEREMFGIQRDILVGFHISERRR is encoded by the coding sequence GTGAGCATCGAGATCAACAACGAGTCGAGCATCCCCGTGGACGAGGCGACCCTGCTGCGCCTCGCGGGCTACGCGCTCGACTCGCTGCACGTGCACCCCGACGCCGAGCTCGCGATCGTGCTGGTCGACGAGGGCGCGATGGAGCAGCTGCACGTGCAGTGGATGGACGAGCCCGGCCCCACCGACGTGCTGAGCTTCCCGATGGACGAGCTGCGCCCCGGCACCGAGGACGAGCAGACCCCGGCCGGCCTGCTCGGCGACATCGTGCTGTGCCCGCAGGTGGCGCAGAACCAGGCCGAGGCGGCCGGCCACTCCGTGCTCGACGAGCTGCTGCTGCTGACCGCGCACGGGCTGCTGCACCTGCTCGGCTTCGACCACGCGGAGCCGGAGGAGGAGCGCGAGATGTTCGGCATCCAGCGCGACATCCTCGTCGGGTTCCACATCAGCGAGCGACGCCGCTAG